In Lolium rigidum isolate FL_2022 chromosome 3, APGP_CSIRO_Lrig_0.1, whole genome shotgun sequence, the genomic window TAAAACGAACGACTTTCAAGTAAGATGAGCTTGAATGGAGAGTTCCATCTAGAAAAAATGGAGTATATATAGTACCATAATATGCAGCAACAAAGACTAACATTTACAGGTGATGGATGCTCCTTCCAAAACTTGGCTTTATCTGTTCTGATATTCTTTAAATCCAGATTTAGCTCGCTCCTAACTGCTATAATGATTTCTTCAGGGGCTCATCGTCACTGCAATTAGAGTGATAAAGCGAACTACTTGCAGATAACAAGAGAAGACAACAACTAGAGTCACAACAGCCAACTACGTTTACCACCAGATACAAGCAACAAAATCTTATCAAGGTTACAATCTGAATATAAGTTTGCCAAAAGCATATTTATCAGTAATTCAATTCTTCCAACCAGCTAGCTTCTTGGTACTTTCACGACTATACAAAGGGGGACTGAACAAATGTCAAAGTTGTATCAACTAGTTTCAGGCCTTCAGTACAGCCTTTCAACTGGAATCATATTGATTTGGTTTTTTTCCAATGGACCAATGTCTACGAGAAAACTACGCTCTTGTTGTTTCATTCTGTTTGTGTTCTTTATCAAGCCTGATTCTTTCGCGACTTGATTTTCAGTCTCTTGATTAGCTTTGATATATGTGTGTATCTTCTGCTCGAGCGATCCAATGGATCAAGTATTGAATTCTACTTGATAGAGCATGACTAGACACAAAATCCTTTTAGAAGATTACAGCAAGTTAGAATATTAGAGCAAGTTAGAACTATACCCAGGTTCCCGGCTGCCGAGTCACCAATCCCCGACGCCACTCCTTCCTCGCCTAGCGCCAGCAGccagcccctcctcctcccccgccgcggATCCACCGCTGCTCCTCCCTTGCCTAGCGCCGGCGGGTGCGGGAGGTACACGATCCGTCGCGCCCAAACTTGCTCCTGGAGGCGGAGGCGTGAGGTTGCCCCGACAGCAACGTGAGTTCTCACCGCCGATCCCCCAATCCCCGATGCCACTCCTTCATCACCTAGCGCCAGTGGCCAGActtctcctcctcccccgccATGGATCTGCCGCTACTCCTCCTTCCCTAGCGCCAGCGGCCGGGTCCATACAGCGatggaaatgagcaagatagaatGAGGGAGGGCAAGATCAGTGAATTTAAGATTCGTGCAGTTTTATCGGATGATTCAGCCGCTCAAAAGGACACTTGTATATTATTATTTTCGTAAAATATATTAGAGGTTCCGGTCCCATATATTTTGGTTCCGGTCCCACAATTTTGGTTCCGTTAGTTTAGTTCCATCTATTTAGCACCATTAGATTGAGGTGGATGGAtggttattaaaaatgccaagCAATGTAAAACTTGTATCATAAATTAGGGTAGCAAAATAACTGTAACAAGTGACAAAATTGGGGCAAATTAACTCAGACATGAAATAAATAGTGCTCCGGGTCAAATATTGCAAGATTGCAGTGAAATAAGCATTTCCTGTTTGTGCAAGACACAAAGATCCAAAGCAAGTCTATAGAGATTGCTTTCCACCAACATTTAGATGAAGACCAGAACCACTACTATGACCATGGATGTTGAGTCACAGAGCAAATTGGGCCAAGGATGTCCGCTTAGCCTAAAATTTCTTGTCTGAGACTTAACCATTGGCAATATATAATGATGTGAAACATACTAGTTGATAACTTATTATAATAGTGTCCTCGAAAAAATGTTATAATTGTCAGGATCATGAAATGTAAGTCTGAATAGCATCTTGCATCTGCATTTTATTCAGCAAAACTCAGATTGTACAAAATACCAGGGTGATACTACTACCATTATCACCACCATTTTGCCCCACAAGCCAAGCAAATAATCCAACTACATGTCATCAACAAACATTGTAGGAGTAaacatggcaaaaaaaaaaaagaggaataaCAAGATGGCACCTTCATGAGCCTCATCAAGATAACACATGGACACGCATCAGCACGACATCATCACTTGTCACTGTCAACCACACCGAGCTCAGCATCAATGGCATTGCGCGCAGTTCCCAGGTCTTCGTCGAGGAATATGTCCCAGTGGCCATCCCACCGGATGAAGAACTCTGTGTCTTCCAAGTACTTCACACGGTGCACGTCCCCAGCAGGCGTGAACAGGAAATCCCCATCAACCAGGTGGTAGTTTTCTTTCTTGGTTAAGTTCCACACCTTCTTCTTGCCTTTGATGACCACCAAATCGTGGCCGAAAGTGTGGTGGTGAGCCGGCTCCACACTTCCAGCTTTGAAGCGGACGTAGGCCGAAGTGGGACTCTGTCGCACAATTCGCATCTCGCCGCCTGGCATGATATCCACCGGTTCAAACTCCATCCCTTTCCTCAGGCAGCAGATGGCACAGGTGGAGTCAGGGGCCGGGGCTGATCCAGATCCCTCGGGGATGGATGCCATCTCTTGAGAGGCAACATCGAAGAACTGCTGAATGTCCTCCGGCCAGGGCGCGTCCCCGGATGCGGGGCAGGGAGCACGGAATGGGGTGGCGAGCCAGgcgtcggcgatggcggcggcggtgtcgggCGGGGTCGCCGTGCCGGAGAGGGCGAGGACGTTGCAGGCGTTGATGGAGCGGGTGTTgacggcgtcggcgacggagctgcAGTGAGTGGCGTACACGCCGGGGTACTTGTTGGCGAATATGGTGACGCCGGCGCCAGTGCCGCAGACCAGGACGCCGCGGGCTTCGAGGGCGGGGTCGGACGATGAGGAGGTGACGTTGCGGGCGACGAGTGCGGCAGCGGAGTAGTACTTGTCGACGCCGAGGTCGACGACATCGGCCACGGAGGAGTGGGCGCGGAGGTGCGCAACGATAGCGTCCTTGAGCGGCAAGCCGAAGCCGTCAGCGGCCGCGAAAATCTTGAAGCGGCGGTTGCAGGCGGAGGCGGCCATTAGCGGTGGTAGGTGGCGGTTGTTGATTTTGCAGGAGTCGATCTGAGATTGGATGCGGATGCGGAGAAAAGGGAATGGAGGAGGGAAGAGGAGCAGTGGCTAGTAGCGAGCCAGGCAACTGGGCCGAGCTACGCAAGAAATAGGACGACTCGACGTCGACGACGACCATAGGTGGACTTGTTGTACGAGTATTTTTATTTCGGACGAACATAGGAACACCAGGCACTGCCGGGAGCCCCTATACATCGCGTTTAGCGAGTCGGACGCGCCACGCTGCTCATGGCGTTTCCAAGATGGGCCTGGCCCAGCGCAGTTGTGTGCACCACAGCAACTTGAACTTGTTGGCTCGCTGCGCAGATTTCAGCTAGTGTAGTTGCATAGGTATTCAGGGCAAGGTGAGGTTAACCTGCAAATGCATGCAAGTTTTCATCCAGGGACATTTTCagttttcaaaaaatttaaaaaagagtaaaatacatggtAAGTACCTGAACTTATTGGCGGGGTTCAGATTAGTCACTGTACTTCGAAAATACTAATTTACGGTAAGTAAAGACGAGTTGCATGCTCACGTACGGTCACTGGCTCTAGGAACGCGAAGTATTTGCGAACATGGGGCTCACACGATCCACATGTCAGCA contains:
- the LOC124695595 gene encoding DNA damage-repair/toleration protein DRT102-like; the encoded protein is MAASACNRRFKIFAAADGFGLPLKDAIVAHLRAHSSVADVVDLGVDKYYSAAALVARNVTSSSSDPALEARGVLVCGTGAGVTIFANKYPGVYATHCSSVADAVNTRSINACNVLALSGTATPPDTAAAIADAWLATPFRAPCPASGDAPWPEDIQQFFDVASQEMASIPEGSGSAPAPDSTCAICCLRKGMEFEPVDIMPGGEMRIVRQSPTSAYVRFKAGSVEPAHHHTFGHDLVVIKGKKKVWNLTKKENYHLVDGDFLFTPAGDVHRVKYLEDTEFFIRWDGHWDIFLDEDLGTARNAIDAELGVVDSDK